The Candidatus Paceibacterota bacterium region ATTGAAACAAAAGGAAGACGTATTGCAGTTCTTGGTGATATGCTCGAGCTTGGTAGGTTCACTGCCGATGAGCATACGAAGCTCGGAACCCTCGTGGGCAGCTTTGCAGATGAACTTATAGTTGTTGGTGCTCGCGCTAAATACATTGGACAAGGCGCTCTTGAGCGTGATATGAGTGAGAAGAACATCGTTGAATTTGATGATTCACAGTCGGCGGGGAAGTATCTAGAGACTATTTTGCAGCCGGGCGATGTGGCCCTTATAAAAGGCTCACAGGGCATACGCATGGAGCGAGCCGTAGAGGAAGTTATGGCGCATCCAGAGCAGGCGGGGAGTATCTTGGTGCGGCAAGATGAGGAGTGGAAAAAACGGTAAAAATGCTCGGGTGCCGTCTTGTGTGGGGTACGGATATTTTTTTGCTAAAAAATTCCTCGAGTTCGCGCCGTCGCGCCTGCCTGTCGGTAGGCAGGCTCGCAAGTCCCCATACAAGAGACATCCTTCGCTCGGAGGTAAAAGGAGCGCCTGCGGCGCACAAAATGATATTCTACAAAAGGCTAATTGGCGCAGAGGTAAAATTGTGATATAGTGCTGGTTGTTAATTATTTAGTATTGAATATTAAATAGTTATGAGGCCCTATCGTCTAACGGTTAGGACGGAAGCTTCTCAAGCTTTAAATCAGAGTTCGATTCTCTGTAGGGTCACAAAATGACAGAAAACTTGCCCTGCGGCAGGTTTTCTGCTTTTGTGAAAGCGCAGCGATGTTTCGACACCAGGCGAAACCGCGAGCTGGGGTCGCAAGCACTTACGTAGAATTTGAGCGCAGCGAAAATTATACTTAGTGACTCGTGACCACACAAGATATGTCGAGCTTGCTCGCCCATATTCTGTCGAGTGAGATAGCGAAGCGTCTCTGTAGGGTCACAAAAACGGGAATTCAAGAAGACTGGACTGCTCCAGTCTTCTTCGTTTTTGTGAAGGCGCAAGCATAATTTTTCAGTAGAAAAATTGCTGAGCCGACCCTGCCTGCCGGTAGGCAGGGTCGGCAAGTACTTACATATTTTGCGAATTCCAGAAGCAAAAT contains the following coding sequences:
- a CDS encoding cyanophycin synthetase; the protein is ESPRGHMRLLGGVKNSIIIDDSYNSSPVAATAAVNALRTIETKGRRIAVLGDMLELGRFTADEHTKLGTLVGSFADELIVVGARAKYIGQGALERDMSEKNIVEFDDSQSAGKYLETILQPGDVALIKGSQGIRMERAVEEVMAHPEQAGSILVRQDEEWKKR